Proteins encoded within one genomic window of Macaca fascicularis isolate 582-1 chromosome 16, T2T-MFA8v1.1:
- the CUEDC1 gene encoding CUE domain-containing protein 1 isoform X3, translating into MTSLFRRSSSGSGGGGTAGARGGGGGAASPQELNNSRPARQVRRLEFNQAMDDFKTMFPNMDYDIIECVLRANSGAVDATIDQLLQMNLEGGGGGGGGGVYEDSSDSEDSIPPEILERTLEPDSSDEEPPPVYSPPAYHMHVFDRPYPLAPPTPPPRIDVLSSAAPTSQRRYRNWNPPLLGNLPDDFLRILPQQLDSIQGNAGGPKPGSGDGGPPAMTGPGPRDQESRWKQYLEDERIALFLQNEEFMKELQRNRDFLLALERDRLKYESQKSKSSSVAVGNDFGFPSPVPGTGDANPAVSEDALFRDKLKHMGKSTRRKLFELARAFSEKTKMRKSKRKHLLKHQSLGAAASTANLLDDVEGHACDEDFRGRRQEAPKVEEGLREGQ; encoded by the exons ATGACCAGCCTGTTCCGCCGGAGCAGCAGCGGCAGCGGCGGGGGTGGCACAGCCGGGGCGCGCGGGGGCGGGGGAGGCGCGGCCTCCCCCCAGGAGCTCAACAACAGCCGGCCGGCCCGCCAGGTGCGCCGCCTGGAGTTCAACCAGGCCATGGATGACTTCAAGACCATGTTCCCCAACATGGATTACGACATCATCGAATGCGTGCTGCGCGCCAACAGCGGTGCTGTGGACGCCACCATCGACCAGCTGCTGCAGATGAACTTGGagggcggtggcggcggcggtggcggcggtgtcTATGAGGACAGCTCCGACTCGGAGGACAGCATCCCTCCGGAG ATCTTGGAAAGGACTTTGGAACCCGATAGCTCGGATGAAGAGCCACCGCCTGTGTACTCCCCACCAGCCTACCACATGCACGTGTTCGACCGGCCCTACCCTCTGGCTCCCCCGACTCCGCCTCCCCG TATCGACGTGCTGAGCTCTGCAGCCCCTACAAGCCAGAGACGCTATCGGAACTGGAACCCACCACTACTGGGCAACCTCCCGGATGACTTTCTCCGCATCCTCCCCCAGCAGCTGGACAGCATACAG GGTAATGCTGGGGGCCCCAAGCCTGGGAGCGGAGACGGAGGTCCGCCTGCCATGACTGGGCCAGGGCCCCGAGACCAGGAGAGCCGCTGGAAGCAGTACCTGGAGGATGAGAGGATCGCGCTTTTCCTACAGAACGAGGAGTTCATGAAGGAGCTGCAACGAAACCGCGACTTCCTCCTTGCCCTGGAGAGAG ATCGATTGAAATACGAATCCCAGAAATCTAAATCCAGCAGCGTGGCTGTCGGAAACGACTTTGGCTTTCCGTCTCCTGTCCCAG GAACTGGCGACGCCAACCCTGCTGTGTCTGAAGATGCCTTATTCAGGGACAAGCTGAAACACATGGGAAAAT CCACCCGGAGGAAGCTGTTTGAACTTGCCCGAGCCTTCTCAGAGAAGACCAAAATGAGGAAGTCAAAGAGGAAACACTTGTTGAAGCATCAGTC GCTGGGGGCTGCCGCGTCAACAGCCAACCTCCTGGATGATGTGGAGGGCCACGCGTGTG ACGAAGACTTCCGGGGAAGGCGTCAGGAGGCGCCCAAGGTGGAGGAAGGCCTGCGAGAAGGACAGTAA
- the CUEDC1 gene encoding CUE domain-containing protein 1 isoform X1, which produces MTSLFRRSSSGSGGGGTAGARGGGGGAASPQELNNSRPARQVRRLEFNQAMDDFKTMFPNMDYDIIECVLRANSGAVDATIDQLLQMNLEGGGGGGGGGVYEDSSDSEDSIPPEILERTLEPDSSDEEPPPVYSPPAYHMHVFDRPYPLAPPTPPPRIDVLSSAAPTSQRRYRNWNPPLLGNLPDDFLRILPQQLDSIQGNAGGPKPGSGDGGPPAMTGPGPRDQESRWKQYLEDERIALFLQNEEFMKELQRNRDFLLALERDRLKYESQKSKSSSVAVGNDFGFPSPVPGTGDANPAVSEDALFRDKLKHMGKSTRRKLFELARAFSEKTKMRKSKRKHLLKHQSLGAAASTANLLDDVEGHACGEAGGESRRLPGKASGGAQGGGRPARRTVKGTSDQERPLGSFEKDSSHPLFPPARCQQLFLARDDLNRWGQLESNTGPQLKGPAAAGQMVLENRGPVILQPQSSPTTATFHGT; this is translated from the exons ATGACCAGCCTGTTCCGCCGGAGCAGCAGCGGCAGCGGCGGGGGTGGCACAGCCGGGGCGCGCGGGGGCGGGGGAGGCGCGGCCTCCCCCCAGGAGCTCAACAACAGCCGGCCGGCCCGCCAGGTGCGCCGCCTGGAGTTCAACCAGGCCATGGATGACTTCAAGACCATGTTCCCCAACATGGATTACGACATCATCGAATGCGTGCTGCGCGCCAACAGCGGTGCTGTGGACGCCACCATCGACCAGCTGCTGCAGATGAACTTGGagggcggtggcggcggcggtggcggcggtgtcTATGAGGACAGCTCCGACTCGGAGGACAGCATCCCTCCGGAG ATCTTGGAAAGGACTTTGGAACCCGATAGCTCGGATGAAGAGCCACCGCCTGTGTACTCCCCACCAGCCTACCACATGCACGTGTTCGACCGGCCCTACCCTCTGGCTCCCCCGACTCCGCCTCCCCG TATCGACGTGCTGAGCTCTGCAGCCCCTACAAGCCAGAGACGCTATCGGAACTGGAACCCACCACTACTGGGCAACCTCCCGGATGACTTTCTCCGCATCCTCCCCCAGCAGCTGGACAGCATACAG GGTAATGCTGGGGGCCCCAAGCCTGGGAGCGGAGACGGAGGTCCGCCTGCCATGACTGGGCCAGGGCCCCGAGACCAGGAGAGCCGCTGGAAGCAGTACCTGGAGGATGAGAGGATCGCGCTTTTCCTACAGAACGAGGAGTTCATGAAGGAGCTGCAACGAAACCGCGACTTCCTCCTTGCCCTGGAGAGAG ATCGATTGAAATACGAATCCCAGAAATCTAAATCCAGCAGCGTGGCTGTCGGAAACGACTTTGGCTTTCCGTCTCCTGTCCCAG GAACTGGCGACGCCAACCCTGCTGTGTCTGAAGATGCCTTATTCAGGGACAAGCTGAAACACATGGGAAAAT CCACCCGGAGGAAGCTGTTTGAACTTGCCCGAGCCTTCTCAGAGAAGACCAAAATGAGGAAGTCAAAGAGGAAACACTTGTTGAAGCATCAGTC GCTGGGGGCTGCCGCGTCAACAGCCAACCTCCTGGATGATGTGGAGGGCCACGCGTGTGGTGAGGCTGGAGGGGAGTC ACGAAGACTTCCGGGGAAGGCGTCAGGAGGCGCCCAAGGTGGAGGAAGGCCTGCGAGAAGGACAGTAAAAG GAACCAGTGACCAGGAAAGACCATTGGGCTCCTTTGAAAAAGACTCCTCCCATCCCCTTTTTCCCcctgccagatgccagcagcTCTTCCTTGCCAGAGATGATCTGAACCGGTGGGGGCAGCTGGAAAGCAACACTGGCCCCCAGCTGAAGGGCCCAGCTGCAGCCGGACAGATGGTGCTTGAGAACCGAGGCCCAGTGATCCTCCAGCCACAGTCCAGCCCAACCACTGCCACTTTCCATGGGACTTAG
- the CUEDC1 gene encoding CUE domain-containing protein 1 isoform X2, whose translation MTSLFRRSSSGSGGGGTAGARGGGGGAASPQELNNSRPARQVRRLEFNQAMDDFKTMFPNMDYDIIECVLRANSGAVDATIDQLLQMNLEGGGGGGGGGVYEDSSDSEDSIPPEILERTLEPDSSDEEPPPVYSPPAYHMHVFDRPYPLAPPTPPPRIDVLSSAAPTSQRRYRNWNPPLLGNLPDDFLRILPQQLDSIQGNAGGPKPGSGDGGPPAMTGPGPRDQESRWKQYLEDERIALFLQNEEFMKELQRNRDFLLALERDRLKYESQKSKSSSVAVGNDFGFPSPVPGTGDANPAVSEDALFRDKLKHMGKSTRRKLFELARAFSEKTKMRKSKRKHLLKHQSLGAAASTANLLDDVEGHACGEAGGESRRLPGKASGGAQGGGRPARRTVKDASSSSLPEMI comes from the exons ATGACCAGCCTGTTCCGCCGGAGCAGCAGCGGCAGCGGCGGGGGTGGCACAGCCGGGGCGCGCGGGGGCGGGGGAGGCGCGGCCTCCCCCCAGGAGCTCAACAACAGCCGGCCGGCCCGCCAGGTGCGCCGCCTGGAGTTCAACCAGGCCATGGATGACTTCAAGACCATGTTCCCCAACATGGATTACGACATCATCGAATGCGTGCTGCGCGCCAACAGCGGTGCTGTGGACGCCACCATCGACCAGCTGCTGCAGATGAACTTGGagggcggtggcggcggcggtggcggcggtgtcTATGAGGACAGCTCCGACTCGGAGGACAGCATCCCTCCGGAG ATCTTGGAAAGGACTTTGGAACCCGATAGCTCGGATGAAGAGCCACCGCCTGTGTACTCCCCACCAGCCTACCACATGCACGTGTTCGACCGGCCCTACCCTCTGGCTCCCCCGACTCCGCCTCCCCG TATCGACGTGCTGAGCTCTGCAGCCCCTACAAGCCAGAGACGCTATCGGAACTGGAACCCACCACTACTGGGCAACCTCCCGGATGACTTTCTCCGCATCCTCCCCCAGCAGCTGGACAGCATACAG GGTAATGCTGGGGGCCCCAAGCCTGGGAGCGGAGACGGAGGTCCGCCTGCCATGACTGGGCCAGGGCCCCGAGACCAGGAGAGCCGCTGGAAGCAGTACCTGGAGGATGAGAGGATCGCGCTTTTCCTACAGAACGAGGAGTTCATGAAGGAGCTGCAACGAAACCGCGACTTCCTCCTTGCCCTGGAGAGAG ATCGATTGAAATACGAATCCCAGAAATCTAAATCCAGCAGCGTGGCTGTCGGAAACGACTTTGGCTTTCCGTCTCCTGTCCCAG GAACTGGCGACGCCAACCCTGCTGTGTCTGAAGATGCCTTATTCAGGGACAAGCTGAAACACATGGGAAAAT CCACCCGGAGGAAGCTGTTTGAACTTGCCCGAGCCTTCTCAGAGAAGACCAAAATGAGGAAGTCAAAGAGGAAACACTTGTTGAAGCATCAGTC GCTGGGGGCTGCCGCGTCAACAGCCAACCTCCTGGATGATGTGGAGGGCCACGCGTGTGGTGAGGCTGGAGGGGAGTC ACGAAGACTTCCGGGGAAGGCGTCAGGAGGCGCCCAAGGTGGAGGAAGGCCTGCGAGAAGGACAGTAAAAG atgccagcagcTCTTCCTTGCCAGAGATGATCTGA
- the CUEDC1 gene encoding CUE domain-containing protein 1 isoform X4, with protein MTGPGPRDQESRWKQYLEDERIALFLQNEEFMKELQRNRDFLLALERDRLKYESQKSKSSSVAVGNDFGFPSPVPGTGDANPAVSEDALFRDKLKHMGKSTRRKLFELARAFSEKTKMRKSKRKHLLKHQSLGAAASTANLLDDVEGHACGEAGGESRRLPGKASGGAQGGGRPARRTVKGTSDQERPLGSFEKDSSHPLFPPARCQQLFLARDDLNRWGQLESNTGPQLKGPAAAGQMVLENRGPVILQPQSSPTTATFHGT; from the exons ATGACTGGGCCAGGGCCCCGAGACCAGGAGAGCCGCTGGAAGCAGTACCTGGAGGATGAGAGGATCGCGCTTTTCCTACAGAACGAGGAGTTCATGAAGGAGCTGCAACGAAACCGCGACTTCCTCCTTGCCCTGGAGAGAG ATCGATTGAAATACGAATCCCAGAAATCTAAATCCAGCAGCGTGGCTGTCGGAAACGACTTTGGCTTTCCGTCTCCTGTCCCAG GAACTGGCGACGCCAACCCTGCTGTGTCTGAAGATGCCTTATTCAGGGACAAGCTGAAACACATGGGAAAAT CCACCCGGAGGAAGCTGTTTGAACTTGCCCGAGCCTTCTCAGAGAAGACCAAAATGAGGAAGTCAAAGAGGAAACACTTGTTGAAGCATCAGTC GCTGGGGGCTGCCGCGTCAACAGCCAACCTCCTGGATGATGTGGAGGGCCACGCGTGTGGTGAGGCTGGAGGGGAGTC ACGAAGACTTCCGGGGAAGGCGTCAGGAGGCGCCCAAGGTGGAGGAAGGCCTGCGAGAAGGACAGTAAAAG GAACCAGTGACCAGGAAAGACCATTGGGCTCCTTTGAAAAAGACTCCTCCCATCCCCTTTTTCCCcctgccagatgccagcagcTCTTCCTTGCCAGAGATGATCTGAACCGGTGGGGGCAGCTGGAAAGCAACACTGGCCCCCAGCTGAAGGGCCCAGCTGCAGCCGGACAGATGGTGCTTGAGAACCGAGGCCCAGTGATCCTCCAGCCACAGTCCAGCCCAACCACTGCCACTTTCCATGGGACTTAG